In Epinephelus moara isolate mb unplaced genomic scaffold, YSFRI_EMoa_1.0 scaffold1990, whole genome shotgun sequence, a single window of DNA contains:
- the LOC126387093 gene encoding gastrula zinc finger protein XlCGF49.1-like has product MSVPASDCRTDEKPFSCNVCGKRFMQKGYLKTHMRTHTGERPFGCSVCSKSFSQSGSLQRHMRTHTGEKPYICSVCGKAFSETGNLKVHIKTHTGERPYSCSVCGKAFIESIHLKVHMWNHTGQKPFGCSLCGKRFPCNENLVRHMRTHTGEKSLGCS; this is encoded by the coding sequence ATGTCTGTCCCTGCCAGTGACTGTCGCACTGACGAGAAACCCTTCAGCTGCAAtgtgtgtgggaaaagattcatGCAGAAGGGCTACTTGAAGACACACATGAGGACCCACACAGGAGAGAGACCGTTTGGCTGCTCCGTCTGCAGTAAGTCCTTCTCACAGAGTGGGAGTTTACAGAGACACATGAGGACgcacactggagagaaacccTATATTTGCTCCGTTTGTGGGAAAGCTTTCAGCGAAACCGGAAACCTGAAGGTTCACATTAAAACTCACACGGGAGAGAGACCGTACAGCTGCTCCGTGTGTGGGAAAGCTTTCATCGAGAGTATCCACCTGAAGGTGCACATGTGGAACCACACGGGGCAGAAACCTTTTGGCTGCTCCttgtgtgggaaaagattcCCCTGCAATGAGAATTTGGTG